Proteins from one Candidatus Methylomirabilota bacterium genomic window:
- a CDS encoding YdcH family protein: MPDREVLVQQLSEANAEFRRLREEHQGYEREIQSLQARPFLTTEQQWRVGELKKLKLMAKDRMEALIRQSQRSAQMPA, from the coding sequence ATGCCGGATCGCGAGGTCCTCGTCCAGCAACTGTCGGAGGCGAACGCCGAGTTCCGGCGGCTCCGCGAGGAGCACCAGGGATACGAGCGCGAGATCCAGAGCCTCCAGGCCCGGCCGTTCCTGACGACCGAGCAACAGTGGCGGGTGGGTGAGCTCAAGAAGCTGAAGCTGATGGCCAAGGACCGCATGGAGGCGCTCATTCGGCAGAGCCAGCGCTCCGCCCAGATGCCCGCCTAG
- the moaC gene encoding cyclic pyranopterin monophosphate synthase MoaC: MTHVDREGKARMVDVTEKAETAREARARVTLRMRPPTLAAIAAGRIVKGDVLGVARLAGIMAAKRTAELIPLCHPLRLTGIDVRFALDRRRSAVHVETAVRTVDKTGVEMEALTAAAGAGLAIYDMVKAIDRGLVLTDLCLLEKSGGRSGHWVRPGTGRRRANVP; encoded by the coding sequence TTGACGCACGTCGATCGGGAGGGCAAGGCCCGGATGGTCGACGTGACCGAGAAGGCGGAGACGGCCCGCGAGGCCCGCGCCCGCGTCACCCTTCGCATGCGGCCGCCGACACTCGCCGCGATCGCGGCGGGCCGCATCGTCAAGGGCGACGTCCTCGGCGTGGCCCGGCTCGCCGGGATCATGGCCGCCAAGCGGACGGCCGAGCTGATCCCGCTCTGCCATCCGTTGCGGCTCACCGGCATCGACGTCCGCTTCGCGCTGGATCGGCGCCGCTCGGCCGTGCACGTGGAGACCGCCGTCCGGACGGTCGACAAGACGGGCGTGGAGATGGAAGCGCTCACCGCCGCCGCCGGCGCCGGACTCGCCATCTACGACATGGTGAAGGCGATCGACCGCGGGCTGGTCCTGACCGACCTCTGCCTCCTGGAAAAGTCCGGAGGCCGGAGCGGCCACTGGGTGCGCCCGGGGACCGGGCGCCGTCGGGCGAACGTCCCATGA
- a CDS encoding acetoin utilization protein AcuC gives MRTALVHSDAYGRFDYGSNHPLRMERLGLTFALMEAFGLTALPETKVLAPGPAPDDVLRSFHTEDYLEVLRRASAGQPAPEASRYGLGPGDNPIWPGMYEASALACGGSIQAAELVAAGEVDRAFAFAGGLHHAMPDRASGFCYLNDAVLAIQALRARGLRVAYVDIDAHHGDGVQAAFYESPDVLTISTHERGDRLFPGTGFVEEIGAGPGRGYAVNVPLQPYTDDAVYLEAFDAVVPPVVRAYRPDVVVAQLGIDSHRTDPLTHLALSVDGFAEAVRRILHLAPRLVALGGGGYDLANVARAWTIAWALMNEVALPDRLPPAFVASARRHLGGRTGLWDRPEPLPPEVVRAAREFAARQIAALERLGFPVLGA, from the coding sequence ATGAGGACGGCCCTGGTCCACTCCGACGCCTACGGGCGCTTCGACTACGGGTCCAACCACCCTCTCCGGATGGAGCGGCTCGGGCTCACCTTCGCCCTCATGGAGGCCTTCGGGCTCACCGCCCTGCCGGAGACGAAGGTCCTGGCCCCCGGCCCCGCGCCTGACGACGTCCTGCGGAGCTTCCACACGGAGGACTATCTCGAGGTGCTCCGGCGGGCCAGCGCGGGCCAGCCGGCGCCGGAGGCCTCCCGCTACGGGCTGGGGCCCGGCGACAACCCCATCTGGCCCGGCATGTACGAGGCCTCGGCGCTCGCCTGCGGCGGCTCGATTCAGGCCGCCGAGCTGGTGGCGGCGGGGGAGGTCGATCGCGCCTTCGCCTTCGCGGGCGGACTGCACCATGCCATGCCGGATCGGGCCTCGGGCTTCTGCTACCTGAACGACGCGGTCCTGGCGATCCAGGCGCTCCGCGCCCGTGGCCTCCGCGTCGCGTATGTCGACATCGACGCCCACCACGGAGACGGCGTCCAGGCCGCGTTCTACGAAAGCCCCGACGTGCTCACGATCTCGACCCACGAGCGGGGGGACCGCCTCTTCCCGGGCACGGGCTTCGTCGAGGAGATCGGGGCCGGCCCCGGCCGCGGGTACGCCGTCAACGTGCCGCTCCAGCCGTACACGGACGACGCCGTGTACCTCGAGGCCTTCGACGCGGTCGTGCCGCCCGTCGTCCGGGCCTACCGCCCGGACGTCGTGGTGGCCCAGCTCGGGATCGACAGCCACCGGACGGACCCGCTCACCCACCTGGCGCTCAGCGTGGACGGTTTCGCGGAAGCGGTCCGGCGGATTCTACACCTGGCGCCGCGCCTCGTCGCACTGGGCGGCGGGGGTTACGATCTCGCGAACGTCGCCCGGGCCTGGACCATCGCCTGGGCCCTCATGAACGAGGTCGCCTTGCCCGACCGGCTGCCCCCGGCCTTCGTCGCGTCCGCCCGGCGGCACCTGGGGGGCCGGACCGGGCTCTGGGATCGCCCCGAGCCCCTGCCGCCGGAAGTCGTGCGGGCCGCCCGCGAGTTCGCCGCGCGCCAGATCGCGGCGCTCGAGCGCCTGGGGTTCCCCGTCCTCGGCGCCTGA